One stretch of Streptomyces sp. NBC_00443 DNA includes these proteins:
- a CDS encoding ANTAR domain-containing response regulator, with the protein MTAPESPQPVDAPDDDKSHVPPLTTRVVIAEDEALIRLDLKEMLEEEGYTVVGEAGDGEQAVELAREHRPDLVILDVKMPKLDGISAAEKIAEESIAPVLMLTAFSQRDLVERARDAGAMAYLVKPFSKSDVVPAIEMAVSRFTELKELEKEVADLTLRLETRKLVERAKSVLQTEYGLTEPAAFRWIQKTSMDRRMSMQQVAEAVIQDADEKKAAKG; encoded by the coding sequence GTGACCGCCCCCGAGTCGCCCCAGCCCGTAGACGCGCCCGACGACGACAAGTCGCACGTGCCTCCGCTGACGACCCGTGTCGTCATTGCCGAGGACGAGGCGCTGATCCGGCTCGATCTCAAAGAGATGCTCGAAGAAGAGGGGTACACCGTCGTCGGTGAGGCCGGAGACGGTGAGCAGGCCGTCGAACTGGCCCGCGAGCACAGGCCCGACCTCGTCATCCTCGATGTGAAGATGCCGAAGCTGGACGGCATTTCGGCGGCCGAGAAGATCGCCGAGGAGAGCATCGCCCCGGTGCTGATGCTGACCGCGTTCTCGCAGCGCGACCTCGTCGAGCGGGCCCGGGACGCCGGTGCGATGGCGTACCTGGTCAAGCCGTTCAGCAAGAGCGACGTCGTGCCGGCGATCGAGATGGCCGTATCGCGGTTCACCGAGCTGAAGGAGCTGGAGAAGGAGGTCGCCGACCTCACCCTGCGCCTGGAGACGCGCAAGCTGGTGGAGCGGGCGAAGTCCGTCCTCCAGACCGAGTACGGGCTGACCGAGCCCGCCGCGTTCCGGTGGATCCAGAAGACCTCCATGGACCGCCGGATGTCGATGCAGCAGGTCGCCGAGGCCGTCATCCAGGACGCCGACGAGAAGAAGGCCGCCAAGGGCTGA
- a CDS encoding ABC transporter ATP-binding protein has translation MTALLEVEDLRVAYGKIEAVKGISFKVEAGEVVTLIGTNGAGKTTTLRTLSGLLQPLSGQIKFNGQSLKKVPAHKVVALGLAHSPEGRHIFPRMTIEDNLRLGAFLRTDKEAIEKDIKRAYDLFPILGERRKQAAGTLSGGEQQMLAMGRALMSRPKLLMLDEPSMGLSPIMMQKIMATIQELKSQGTTILLIEQNAQAALSLADHGHVMEVGKIVLSGSGQDLLHDESVRKAYLGED, from the coding sequence GTGACCGCACTGCTCGAGGTCGAGGACCTCAGGGTCGCCTACGGCAAGATCGAGGCCGTCAAGGGCATCTCGTTCAAGGTGGAAGCGGGCGAGGTCGTCACCCTCATCGGCACCAACGGTGCCGGCAAGACCACGACCCTGCGCACACTGTCCGGTCTTCTCCAGCCGCTGTCCGGCCAGATCAAGTTCAACGGCCAGTCGCTGAAGAAGGTCCCCGCCCACAAGGTCGTCGCGCTGGGGCTCGCCCACTCCCCCGAGGGCCGGCACATCTTCCCCCGCATGACCATCGAGGACAACCTCCGCCTCGGCGCGTTCCTGCGCACCGACAAGGAGGCCATCGAGAAGGACATCAAGCGGGCCTACGACCTGTTCCCCATCCTCGGAGAGCGCCGCAAGCAGGCCGCGGGCACCCTCTCCGGCGGTGAGCAGCAGATGCTCGCCATGGGACGGGCGCTGATGTCCCGCCCGAAGCTGCTCATGCTGGACGAGCCCTCCATGGGCCTCTCCCCCATCATGATGCAGAAGATCATGGCGACCATCCAGGAGCTCAAGTCCCAGGGCACCACCATCCTGCTCATCGAGCAGAACGCCCAGGCCGCGCTCTCCCTGGCCGACCACGGCCACGTCATGGAGGTCGGCAAGATCGTCCTCTCCGGCAGCGGACAGGACCTGCTGCACGACGAGTCGGTACGCAAGGCGTACCTCGGCGAGGACTGA
- a CDS encoding ABC transporter ATP-binding protein, whose product MTTTTTAPTTTTVLDATGVTMRFGGLTAVRDVNLTVNTGEIVGLIGPNGAGKTTFFNCLTGLYIPTEGKVAYKGTVLPPKPHLVTQAGIARTFQNIRLFANMTVLENVLVGRHTRTKEGLWSALLRLPGFKKAEEASRARAMELLEFTGLAAKADHLARNLPYGEQRKLEIARALASEPGLLLLDEPTAGMNPQETRAAEELIFAIRDQGIAVLVIEHDIRFIMNLCDRVAVLVQGEKIVEGPAEVVQADERVIAAYLGTPFEGEPGKEEVAEVEAAEAGVEAQSSTEGDDK is encoded by the coding sequence ATGACCACCACCACGACCGCACCCACCACCACGACGGTGCTCGACGCCACCGGCGTCACGATGCGCTTCGGCGGTCTGACCGCCGTGCGCGACGTGAACCTCACCGTCAACACCGGCGAGATCGTCGGCCTCATCGGCCCCAACGGCGCCGGCAAGACGACCTTCTTCAACTGCCTCACCGGCCTGTACATCCCGACCGAGGGCAAGGTCGCCTACAAAGGCACCGTCCTGCCGCCCAAGCCGCACCTGGTCACCCAGGCCGGCATCGCCCGTACGTTCCAGAACATCCGGCTCTTCGCCAACATGACCGTTCTGGAGAACGTGCTGGTCGGACGGCACACCCGCACCAAGGAAGGCCTCTGGTCGGCCCTGTTGCGCCTGCCCGGCTTCAAGAAGGCCGAGGAGGCGTCCCGGGCCCGGGCCATGGAACTCCTGGAGTTCACCGGTCTCGCCGCCAAGGCCGATCACCTCGCCCGCAACCTGCCCTACGGCGAACAGCGCAAGCTGGAGATCGCCCGGGCACTGGCGAGCGAGCCCGGTCTGCTCCTCCTCGACGAGCCCACCGCCGGTATGAACCCGCAGGAGACCCGGGCCGCCGAAGAGCTCATCTTCGCCATCCGGGACCAGGGCATCGCCGTCCTCGTCATCGAGCACGACATCCGGTTCATCATGAACCTGTGTGACCGGGTCGCCGTGCTGGTCCAGGGCGAGAAGATCGTCGAGGGCCCCGCCGAGGTCGTCCAGGCCGACGAGCGCGTCATCGCCGCCTACCTCGGCACGCCCTTCGAGGGCGAGCCGGGCAAGGAGGAGGTCGCCGAGGTCGAGGCCGCGGAGGCCGGCGTCGAGGCGCAGAGCAGCACGGAAGGGGACGACAAGTGA
- a CDS encoding branched-chain amino acid ABC transporter permease, with product MDKTTATAKVSTAPATPIIPLPHAAARGLTVAGTAIALIGTFLAWTWTKEFPGNLTVTGYPGGLQVLTLVGSLLTLLFALSGYGIRGLGWLTPGGKNSPVLLAALGVFGTTGYSIGAITQELGGLVNLEPGAWVAGIGALLAVIGALGLPVDQPYSAADPTPNLWGRIRHSLTAPDPGRAKDLPSWVEILIIAAGFGVGLYVFAYGIGTEYSELFIGFLIVTAFGFTAVTRAGLLKRLSALTAKHRNVAMAAAFVAAICFPFTQTNDQFALIGANILIFATVALGLNVVVGLAGLLDLGYVAFLGVGAYAAALVSGSPQSSIGVEFPFWAAVLTGAAASLIFGVVIGAPTLRLRGDYLAIVTLGFGEIFRITMNNLNGNSGPDVTNGSNGIPNIPDLEIFGFNLGLPHNVLGTELTRSGNYYLLMLACTAIVVLVFRRSAESRIGRAWVAIREDETAATAMGINGFRLKLLAFALGASLAGLAGTVQAHVSYSVTPEQYQFAGSVPPNSAFLLAAVILGGMGTISGPLIGAALLYLIPAKLQFMAEYQLLLFGIALMLLMRYRPEGLVADRRKQLEFHETGQLDVPEDKPLPEGATGVAKAGA from the coding sequence ATGGACAAGACCACCGCCACCGCCAAGGTGTCCACCGCTCCGGCGACCCCGATCATCCCGCTGCCGCACGCCGCGGCACGCGGACTCACCGTCGCCGGCACCGCCATCGCCCTCATAGGCACCTTCCTCGCCTGGACCTGGACCAAGGAGTTCCCGGGCAACCTGACCGTCACCGGCTACCCGGGCGGCCTTCAGGTCCTCACTCTCGTCGGGTCCCTGCTCACCCTGCTGTTCGCCCTCTCCGGCTACGGCATCCGGGGCCTGGGCTGGCTCACCCCCGGCGGCAAGAACAGCCCCGTCCTGCTCGCCGCTCTCGGCGTGTTCGGCACCACGGGCTACTCGATCGGCGCGATCACCCAGGAGCTCGGCGGCCTGGTCAACCTGGAGCCGGGTGCCTGGGTCGCCGGCATCGGCGCCCTCCTCGCCGTCATCGGTGCCCTCGGCCTCCCGGTCGACCAGCCCTACAGCGCCGCGGACCCGACCCCGAACCTCTGGGGCCGTATCCGCCACTCGCTCACCGCACCCGATCCCGGCCGTGCCAAGGACCTGCCCTCCTGGGTGGAGATCCTCATCATCGCCGCGGGCTTCGGCGTCGGCCTGTACGTCTTCGCGTACGGCATCGGCACCGAGTACTCCGAGCTGTTCATCGGCTTCCTGATCGTCACGGCGTTCGGCTTCACCGCGGTGACCCGCGCGGGCCTGCTCAAGCGGCTCTCGGCGCTCACCGCCAAGCACCGCAACGTGGCCATGGCGGCGGCCTTCGTCGCGGCGATCTGCTTCCCCTTCACCCAGACCAACGACCAGTTCGCCCTCATCGGCGCGAACATCCTGATCTTCGCCACGGTCGCGCTGGGCCTCAACGTCGTCGTCGGCCTCGCCGGCCTGCTCGACCTCGGCTACGTCGCCTTCCTCGGCGTCGGCGCCTACGCCGCCGCCCTGGTCTCCGGCTCCCCGCAGTCGAGCATCGGCGTCGAGTTCCCGTTCTGGGCCGCCGTTCTCACCGGCGCCGCCGCCTCGCTGATCTTCGGCGTGGTGATCGGTGCCCCGACCCTGCGGCTGCGCGGCGACTACCTCGCCATCGTGACGCTCGGCTTCGGTGAGATCTTCCGCATCACCATGAACAACCTGAACGGCAACAGCGGACCGGACGTCACCAACGGCTCCAACGGCATCCCCAACATCCCGGACCTGGAGATCTTCGGGTTCAACCTCGGGCTGCCGCACAACGTCCTGGGCACCGAGCTCACCCGGTCCGGCAACTACTACCTGCTGATGCTGGCGTGCACGGCGATCGTCGTCCTGGTCTTCCGCCGCTCGGCGGAATCCCGCATCGGCCGCGCCTGGGTCGCCATCCGCGAGGACGAGACCGCCGCCACCGCGATGGGCATCAACGGCTTCCGCCTCAAGCTCCTCGCGTTCGCACTCGGCGCCTCCCTCGCCGGCCTCGCCGGCACCGTCCAGGCGCACGTGTCGTACAGCGTCACGCCCGAGCAGTACCAGTTCGCCGGCTCCGTTCCGCCGAACTCGGCCTTCCTGCTCGCCGCCGTCATCCTCGGCGGCATGGGCACCATCAGCGGCCCGCTGATCGGCGCCGCGCTGCTCTACCTGATCCCGGCCAAGCTGCAGTTCATGGCGGAGTACCAGCTGCTGCTCTTCGGCATCGCGCTGATGCTGCTGATGCGCTACCGCCCCGAAGGCCTGGTCGCCGACCGCAGGAAGCAGCTCGAATTCCACGAGACCGGACAGCTCGACGTACCGGAGGACAAGCCATTGCCCGAAGGCGCGACCGGCGTCGCGAAGGCAGGGGCGTGA
- a CDS encoding branched-chain amino acid ABC transporter substrate-binding protein, giving the protein MRQRSIIAITAALAAGSLTLTACGSRDDDGGSSNGDKTTVVIGVDAPLTGDLSALGLGIKNSADLAAKTANKKEYVKGVEFKIEALDDQAQPSVGQQNAQKFISNKDVLGVVGPLNSSVSQQMQKPLNDAGLTQVSPANTGTELTQGDGWKTGDSVRQFKTFFRTATTDEIQGAFAADYLYNQAKIKKVYLIDDQKTYGAGLAASFKANFTKSGGQIVGTDHINPDDRDFNAVVAKIKKTGAEALYYGGEYPAAGPLSQQLKDSGQKIPLMGGDGIYSGEFPKLNKKAEGDLATSVGKPVEQLDSAKAFIKDYEAGGYEDAYEAYGGLTYDATWSIIEAVKLAVEGNDGKVPSDGRKAVLDAMAKVKFDGVTGTISFDEFGDTTNHTMTAYKVKSNAWAPEFSGEPKLG; this is encoded by the coding sequence GTGCGTCAACGTTCGATCATCGCCATAACCGCCGCGCTTGCGGCGGGATCGCTGACTCTCACGGCTTGTGGGTCGCGTGACGACGACGGCGGCAGCAGCAACGGCGACAAGACCACTGTGGTGATCGGTGTCGACGCCCCGCTCACCGGCGACCTGTCGGCGCTCGGCCTCGGCATCAAGAACTCCGCCGACCTGGCCGCCAAGACGGCCAACAAGAAGGAGTACGTCAAGGGCGTCGAGTTCAAGATCGAGGCTCTCGACGACCAGGCGCAGCCGTCCGTCGGCCAGCAGAACGCCCAGAAGTTCATCAGCAACAAGGACGTTCTCGGCGTCGTCGGCCCGCTGAACTCCAGCGTCTCGCAGCAGATGCAGAAGCCGCTCAACGACGCCGGCCTGACCCAGGTCTCCCCCGCCAACACGGGCACCGAGCTGACCCAGGGCGACGGCTGGAAGACCGGCGACTCGGTCCGCCAGTTCAAGACGTTCTTCCGTACGGCCACCACGGACGAGATCCAGGGCGCCTTCGCCGCCGACTACCTGTACAACCAGGCGAAGATCAAGAAGGTCTACCTGATCGACGACCAGAAGACCTACGGCGCCGGCCTCGCCGCGTCCTTCAAGGCGAACTTCACCAAGTCCGGTGGCCAGATCGTCGGCACCGACCACATCAACCCCGACGACCGTGACTTCAACGCCGTGGTCGCCAAGATCAAGAAGACCGGCGCCGAAGCCCTGTACTACGGCGGCGAGTACCCGGCCGCCGGCCCGCTGAGCCAGCAGCTCAAGGACAGCGGCCAGAAGATCCCGCTCATGGGCGGCGACGGCATCTACTCCGGCGAGTTCCCGAAGCTGAACAAGAAGGCCGAGGGCGACCTCGCCACCTCCGTGGGCAAGCCGGTCGAGCAGCTCGACTCCGCCAAGGCGTTCATCAAGGACTACGAGGCCGGCGGCTACGAGGACGCCTACGAGGCGTACGGCGGCCTCACCTACGACGCCACCTGGTCGATCATCGAGGCCGTCAAGCTGGCGGTCGAGGGCAACGACGGCAAGGTCCCGTCCGACGGCCGCAAGGCTGTCCTGGACGCCATGGCGAAGGTCAAGTTCGACGGTGTCACCGGCACCATCTCCTTCGACGAGTTCGGTGACACCACGAACCACACGATGACCGCGTACAAGGTCAAGAGCAACGCGTGGGCGCCCGAGTTCAGCGGCGAGCCCAAGCTGGGCTGA